ACCCATCTCTCAAATATTAAGATTTCAATGGCATCAACggtagaaaaatatttgttttacttcAGTGTGTCCGTTTCACTtttcaatattattgattttaagacATACTGCAATAAAGGAATGCAATTCAGCTTCTAAATGATGCTCtaaccagaaaaaaaagaatatacgaccggcaataaaaaggaaatattgtcAGGTCGATAAGTAGCCAGAGTCTGATTGAAACGATAATGTTGAGCTCTCCAAAATTTTCTATGACAAGGaagttcattcaatctctcctgACTGAATCAGAGGTTGCCCAGACAGCGAATAGCTGACTGCCTTGATTGTGCCTGGagcatagtgtaccaaccgtgtttcacacaattgtacataattccttttgtatatattatgcttgtatcttcgctcctccctcgcactaaaaagaacctgaatgatcatgtctccggttttgctctgtatcattgtctgtctctcgaacatgtcacgtcctgttgccttgaggttttgtatataaagcagagtgttccttaataaataactcagtcgtttccaatctgcctttgagttcacacccttactcggcaccgtcacaatagccTATTTTCCATTGCTCCTCTGCGTCTTTCCTCTTCTAGTTGTTTTTATTGCAGCAAGTCTTCTCAGCTTTGATGCAAGGGTTTGGTCCACGCCAAGATtagcacagctgtactagtcaggtctaaccatactaggttggtttgctgtgagcgattacacgaatatctcccatcatcaccaatccgtaatggccagcgtggtgatgaaaactggccaaaccccagacatgaattgacatgtctaaatCCTTTGtgttgcagtgtactagaaacggctgtatttgttgttgttgtgtgtatatatgtgtgtgttcatatatgtatattcattataccAGAGATAACGAGAAAAAAGAGAGAGGTACCGATTATAATGCAAACATAAAAAGAAGTGGCGCGACCATTGCAATTCTAAACAATTGATTCCGCTCATTACTTCGTGATGATGCCAGTGATGGTGAGAAATTGTATTGTCTCTCGAAATTTTCACGTTTTCATCTCTCAATTTAGTTATTTTCACCGGGAAATGGCGCAGTGATTTTAAAAAGAGAGGGCGGTAGGATACCCCGGGGGGAGAGAGGAGGCCAGAAAAGGACTTGCAGTATTACAAATGATTTTGATGAATAGCTAGGAACTTTGTTCATCCTCATTAACAGCTTACACTAATGAGAACTCAAATTCTAACTTTTCTGTGAAATGTTTACCCGCGTTCATTGCGATTTTAATCATGTTTGGGCAAAACGCTTTTATTCTTCTCGCTGGCGATAAAATATatggtaaacatacacacacacgtatacacatatatacacgatgTTTCTAAACCCTACTGTACGGTACAGATTCAAATCATGTTCTGAGTTCGaggacttattatatatatatttcccttactTATATGTTATTTTCATGGTAAAGTGAATTAGATATTAATGGGTTATTTGTGTCCTAAAGTTTCAATGGGTAAAAATGTCGTGTGTAAAACTTGTAAACtaacgcacacatatacagtacacacaaaacatatatatatatttatatatatatatatatatatatatatatatatatatatatatatatatatatgtgtgtgtgtgtgtgtgtgtgtgtataaagaagtTTTGCCCTTATGGTAGTTGTGTAACCGAGCCGTCAGAAATGACGTTTAATTATTTAGTTAGATATAtagtacacacaggcacacatagaTTGAACCCTTCTGGATCGGCTATTTGTGAGAGTGTGTGATTTCCGAGAGTACCTCTTAGGATACCCCCTCTCACAGGGCTATAACTAATCTCTcccccttgagcgtgacaggaaagaaatatatatatatatatatatatatatatatatatatatatatatatacatatatatatatatatatatatatatatacatatatatatatatatatatatatatatatatatatatatatatatatatatacgtatatatatatatatatatatatatatatatatatatatatatatatatatatatatatatatatatatatatacttgctctttattatatagggaagatggttCCAGAGGAAATACCTGGCCTTAGGCGTTGCCCTAATCGTCAATCAACTACAAACTTGAGGATGAACCTTTTTCGCTAAGAATTTCTGCATCACTTGCGGTCGCTTTCAGCTAGGTGCCGTTCTCTCTTTTACACGTACTCGCTCACttcacatatatatgaattaacaAATCAGCAGGAAAAATGGAGATATACCTTAATGACTGTAGATCGCCCAATAATCTCGAAGCCTTTTGCCTGGAAATTAAGAAGGGATACCAAGTTTTGAACCACTATTTACATTTCCTAGGGCTTGGCTTGTGTCCTGTGGCAGTACTTATATGTTGAAAACAAGACAAAACTCAGGATTACCTGCTTCCTCTATCATCTTGGTGATCTTACAgtcgatatttcatttataaaccctGCATGGAGAGTCACGTGATTCTGATCAATATCACTCGGTCTTGAGTTAGTTACAAAGCTTTATTTGTGGttcttgatttgtttttatttgcatAACTGGAAATCAGAATGTTTATcccattaaatattcattaatgaTTTTACTTACCTTTTCAATATTACTATTTTCAGATCAGTTTTGTATCgttcttgaatgaatgaatgaatgatttgaagttctctggcatcctaacatcgaaggtcattgacgccggtatcgtTCTTAACCTCCTTTTCCTTAACATAATATTGTATGCTAATTAACGCTAGTAGAAATACAACATTATCGCTATAGATTACTGCATGATGAGTCCATAGTGAACTACGCTGTTCGTTATGATATTGAAACTGCATTGCAAGTTCCATCCTATTGCGGGTTCCATTAAATAAACGACTCCTCTTTGCTGTTAACCCTCAATTGAACGACTTGCCAGTAATTGAGTGGATCTGTAAGAACCATCAAATAGTTATAGCATTCAGGAAATCTGCTAACACTAACCTCTGGTCAATATTTCAGCAAGTGAAGTGTCGAAATGACTTCCACCGGGAAGATTGAAGCAAGTCCTTTTCGAATATAGCAACCGCATTGCTGGATTTAGACAGACACCTCCAAGCTATGTCATCCTAACTCATAGTATGCCGAGTtagaaattattcttatttttgcgACGACGTGATAGCCATAATGAGGTTCATAGTACAGTAGTTGAGATATGCAAGGACTTCTAAAAGGATATCAGTTAAATGAAAAACAGCCAAGGGCATAAAGAATGTCCATAAGAATTGATTCCTGTGATTATTCACTTCCAAGGTTAATTCTCAATACTAACAAACCATCTCAAAAGGAAGTAGGGAAACAACTGGAGATGATACTGTAACGGAAtgtggaatgatgatgatgatgatttttattattattgttattcttattattattattattattattactttctaagctactacccgatttggaaaagcgggatgctgtaagcccaagggctccaacagggaaaataacccagtcagaaaaggaaataatgaaaaaagtacaagagaaatttaagaacaataatagcaataaaataaatctttcatataaaaactataaaaacttgaaattgataagaggataaaaacttcataataacaagaggaagagaaacaagatagaattgtgtgctcgagtgtaccctcaagcaagagatctataaCCCATAAAAGGGAAAAACTCCCAAAAGTAAGTGGGTAACCTTATCCCTAATTTCGATGTTTCTATCACAACAAATGACAGAGATAGCGTAAAGAATATAGCTAAAAATAAATCACCAAGCTATTGGAGTCTGCATACGAGTGTTCAAGTCCTACTTCACCATGATTTAAATTTTGTTAGCTGCCTCATTAAGTATTTGCGTGATTCATCAATTTATACCAAAATCGGATAGAAATGAATTTTTTCTTTGAATGCGTTTTTCCCTTTCCATACAcattaatcatcaccatcatcatctcctcctacgcctattgacgcaaagggcctccgttagatttttccagtcgtgtctgtcttgagcttttaaatcaatacttctccattcgtcattgcCTGGTTCACATTACACAATTGTTTTAGATTTTCTGAAATTTTATTTATCAGTACTTTTAATTTGAAAAAGAGTGTCTTTGTGTAAACAAACTACTTTAAACTTGTCCCAAAGAGGCACACCTTTATAGATTTATTATATTGTACTATGTTGCTGATTCTCTCCCCAGCAGCTCTGTGTCAAATAGAGTAACCTGTTATTAGAAAACGGACCTCGTAATGATGGCGTTTTCTCTGAGGATCTCTGTAATAAAAGCCCAGATAAGATGAACGATAAACTTAGATTGCTGCAATATAAACGCAACATCATTTGCACTGTCGGAGATAACAGCTTAGCAACTTAACGATATCTGCTCTTGGTATACAGACGAATTTGACATAGTTTACAACGATGCCAAGATTCATCACACGTCATTACTGCTTAAAGTGTTTAGACAGAAGTGCCACAAATGTGTCTGGAATCGCAGGTTGCAGGTTGCAATATTGTAACTGAATCGTTATATTGGAAATGCCCCTGCCTGGGGATTTGCTGGACTGGGGCTCAATGTCCGTTCTAGCTCGACAGTTTCTTTCTAAtgtctacaacctcgccatccttatgagctgaaGATGGGgattttggtgggggggggggggtgtctataCTATAGGTCTGGTGAGTCAACAACAGCCATTGCATGGTCCTCCTTGTTACTACTTTGGATGGAAAAGGGCTTGGGCCAGACGGCCTTGCTTGGGTGATGGTCAGTCAATCTCTAGGCCAATGTCCTGCTAATAaccagggcagtgtcactgttcattgcctctgctattcgtgagtggcctttaaacctagaaGAAACATCTGATATCGAGCAAAGACGATGTAAGTTGTGCGACTGGGAATGTGATTGTAATATTTCCTTTTTGTGAAAAGGAACTTAAATTACTGCTGTTTAGATTATGTTACCTCCACTTCTATTATTGTTCCCTATGCAGTGACTTTGTCCCTTTGCCTGACTGACATGAGATGTCTAACTGCCGTTCATAACATCCTTCCTAGGCATCGAAGAAACGCACCTGGCCTTCATTCTTTAGAAATATTCAGAGAAAAACATAAAGATATTTCAAAGTTCCTTATCTGGCTGACTACAGTATTTCCAGTTTGATTCTTAGACTTGAAAAAGTAGAAGGCTAAGACAGAGaaccaatgttttttttgtttttgattttaaatatttcattgtttcttcACAATTTTCTTCTATCGTCGTTATTACTGTTGATATCTTTGTTACCACAAGGTCATCATCAAGGGCGAagactatatggtcagtctctagggcattgtcctgcttgatagggcaatgtcactatcccttgtccctGGCATTCTTACGGGCTTCCAACGTAAGAGCCtttgtcttgcataaggcaaggcaatctacacacgcgcacacacacgcacacacacacttacacctgccgttcatgagtggcctttaaacctttaaatataataTGCTGTTCGATCCTATTATATTTTCAGCAATATGTTTACCTTTTATTTAATCGCTATCTTACTGTATTGTTTTCGACTCTTAAATTTACTATTACCACTACAGTTGATATTATTTTCAACtttttgttgttcttgatgttaATTACTTTTCTAACACCAATATTTCATTCCCGGTCTCTGGCTGTTACTATCCAAGGTAAACTAATCATTAGTGCAAGTATACCACAATTatctttatcaaaattatcattattagattattattattgtcttggtGGCAAAGTTCCTTTGTTAACTGTATCTTATGCCGACTGTTGTATATGCTTACTGTATTTGTATTTAACCATTTCCTGTCatcaagtatattattattattattattattattattattattattattattattccctatcaCAGTCTTTTCAAGTGGGTGTTATTCATAGTGTAGGGATCTGGTtcacaccctcccccccccttaggagtccatcacttttcttattatgtgcgccgtttctaggatcacactcttctgcatgagccctggagctacttcagcctctagtttttctagattccttttcaaggAATCTTTGGATcgtgcctagtgctcctatgattatgggtacaatttccactggcatatcccacatccttatttctattttcatgtcttgacatttatcaattttttccctctctttctcttcaactctggagtcccgtggtactgcgacatcaatgagtgatactttctttttGATTTTGTCAATTAACGTTACGTCTGGTCTTTTTGGGCGTATAACcttatctgttctgataccatagtcccagaggatctttgcctgatcattttctatcactccctcaggttggtgctcgtaccacttattgCTGCAAGTTAGcagatgtttcttgcacaggcttcAGTGGAGGGCTTTTCTTTTGCCATTAAATCACCTCTTTTTGTACCGGTTCTGTCCAAGTGCCGGACATTcgtttcttcttccttcttcttcttctttggctgcatcttttcccatctgtatgtggggtcaatgtttctgttCGCTTggtatgtggtttatggtttcatttttcgtgTTGCACATCCTACAagtgggagagatgttatttccgtctatcgttctttgaacatatctggttcttagggcctgatcttgtgccgctgttatcattccttcaCTTTCCTTTttgagctctcccctcagtagcattgccacgtgtcatcgctggctagttctttagcctgtctcatgtattgtccgtgcattggtttgttgtgccagtcctctgttctgtttatcattctcctgtctgtataTGTCTGAGTcttcgtctacttttatcagtccttcccatgcactcttgagccactcTTCTTCACTGGGTTTCAGATATTGCCCTAGTGCTCTATTCTCGATGTTAACTTAGTAtgtagtcctctccctccttcctttcgtgGTATGTATAGTCTGTCCTTATTTGCTCTTAGGTGTAGTACTTTGTATATTGTCATATGTTTCATAGTTTTCTGGTCTTTGCTGCGGAGTTCTGCCTTCGTCCATTCGACTATTCCTGCGCTGTATCTAATTACTTGTACTGCCCATGTGTTTATAGCTTTTATTATATTTCCCGCGTTGAGTTTTGACTTGCGTATCACCTTGAGTCTCTGCATATATTCTTTCCTGATCGTGCGTGTCCTTCATCCATCTAGTAGCTTTATCCCATCAGTCCTTGTTACTTTGCCCTATTGTATGTTGACTAAGGCacatttttctatttcaaactccatcctgatgtccccggatacaatccttacagtctggactaaggtatctatttccttgatgctcttaccatacagcttgatgtcgtacatgaacatcagatggttaattctGTTGCCTCTTTTCTTGAGTTGGTACCCAGCATCTATCTTCTGCAGTACATTTGTTATGGGAATCATGGCTACTATGAAGAATAGTGGAGACAGTGATTTGCCCTGGAAGATCCCTCTCCTGATATTAACCTCTGCTAGTCTTATTCCAGAGCTTGTAAGTACTGTATTCCAGTTGCgcattgtatttttgaggaagctaatGGTGTTTTCCTCTGCCCCTTATATTTTCAGGCATTCTATTAGCCATGTGTGTTGTATCATGTTGAAGGCTTTCTTATAGTCAATCCATGCCATGCTTAGATTGGTTTTCCTTCTCCTactgttcttcattaccattttaTCTATCAGGAGCTGGTCTTTTGTGCCCCTACATTTCCTTCTGCAGCCTTTCTGTTGGTGGGGGATGGTGTTTGTCTCCTCTaggtagtttttattattattattattattattattattattattattattattattattagaaatgtagTGAAACCATTTccataaaaagaaatgaaagatttaAAGTGGAGATGTCATGAGAAAGAAGAGAAAACTTGTAATTCAtcgaaccttttgtttcccatgaaTAATCTGCTTAGAGCAAAAGCATTCCAATAATGCGTTCATCCGTCAACAGTTGGCAAGCATAAGCCGAAGCCCAAATACTCGCCAGATGGCGCGAAATTCTCCCTTTCTTAGCGAAGACATCGTTTGCTTTTCGCGCTATTTCTCCTCCTCGTCTTTGGAGAAGAGAAACAGCAGCACAACGCAAATGACGATGGACTCGAGAATAAACGAGACCACATTAACATTTTGTCTCTAAGAAGGGAGGTTTTATCCATGCTTTTAAAGCGCCACAATCATCATTCAGTTCAATTGAAATTTGGTCGAAATCCAAGCGCGATACTAAATGACAAGCGAACGTATTGTTTTGGTTGGGTGAGCCAAGAGGCTTACAACCCATCAGGTGTAGGGCAGCCCCGTGGGAGGGGCTCGCAGAGGACACCCGCTGAGAGAGGATGGAAACGGGGATGGGAGGAGGTTAGAGGGATGAAAGGCAGGCGTAGGAGTTCAGGAGGGGAGAAATG
Above is a window of Palaemon carinicauda isolate YSFRI2023 chromosome 6, ASM3689809v2, whole genome shotgun sequence DNA encoding:
- the LOC137643286 gene encoding uncharacterized protein; its protein translation is MRNWNTVLTSSGIRLAEVNIRRGIFQGKSLSPLFFIVAMIPITNVLQKIDAGYQLKKRGNRINHLMFMYDIKLYGKSIKEIDTLVQTVRIVSGDIRMEFEIEKCALVNIQ